The segment GGGACAGTGGTTGGGTTAAGCCGCAACCATCTAAAACAAAGACTGGTAAAAAAGTCGCTGTAGTTGGCGCCGGACCAGCTGGTATGGCAGCTGCGCAACAACTCGCGCGCGTTGGTCATGATGTGACTGTCTTTGAAAAGAATGATCGTGTTGGTGGCTTGCTGCGCTACGGTATTCCAGATTTCAAAATGGAAAAATGGTTGATCGATCGCCGTGTTGAGCAGATGCAAGCTGAAGGTGTGAAATTTGAAACCGGTGTGTTTGTAGGTAAAGAAGCTATTGGCGCTGAAGTTAAAAATTACTCAACTAAAACCGTTTCACCTGACCAGCTCATGAAAGATTTTGATGCGGTAGTCATTTCAGGTGGTGCAGAGCAGCCACGTGATTTGCCGGTGCCAGGTCGTGAATTGGCTGGCGTCCACTACGCTTTGGAATTTTTGATTCCACAAAATAAAGAAAATGCAGGCGATTTTAAGAACGAAATTTCTGCAGCTGGTAAGCATGTTGTTGTGATCGGTGGTGGTGATACCGGATCTGATTGTGTTGGAACATCCAATCGTCATGGTGCTGCAAAAATTACCCAGTTTGAATTGTTACCACAGCCACCAGAAACTGAAAACAAGCCTTTGGTATGGCCTTACTGGCCAACCAAGTTACGTACATCCTCTTCGCACGAAGAGGGTTGTGAGCGTGATTGGTCTGTTGCAACTAAGCGTTTTGAGGGTAAAAACGGCAAGCTCGAGAAATTAATTGGTGTCCGTTTGGAGTGGAAAGACGGCAAGATGACAGAGATGCCAAATTCTGAATTTGAAATTAAAGCAGATTTGGTTTTCTTGGCCATGGGCTTTGTCTCTCCTGCACAACAAGTTCTCAATGCCTTTGGTGTTGAAAAAGATGCCCGTGGAAACGCAAAAGCAACTGTTGATGGTCAAAATGCCTATCAAACCAACATTCCAAAGGTATTTGCTGCTGGCGATATGCGTCGCGGCCAATCTCTGGTGGTTTGGGCAATTCGTGAAGGTCGTCAGGCAGCTCGTGCTGTAGATGAGTATTTAATGGGGTCTTCTGTTCTGCCGCGATAATATCGAGGATATGAACAGTAGCCACTCCAATTCGGTGGAAGTGAAGCAAAAAACCTCTAGCGGTGGCCATGGCGAAGTTGTAGTTCAAATTAAGGACGTCAACTTTTCCTATGCTCCCGGCGAGCGGCAAATCCTCTCGGGGCTCAATATGGAGTTCCGCCGTGGTCAAGTGGTTGCGGTGATGGGTGGCTCTGGTTGTGGCAAGACGACCATCTTAAGATTAATTGGCGGTCAATTTGCTGCTCAGTCAGGTCAAGTTCTGTTTGAGGGTCGCGATGTTGGCAAGATGACCTCTGCAGAGCTGATGCTTGCGCGACGTCGTATGGGAATGCTATTTCAGTTTGGCGCCTTATTTACCGATTTGAGCGTTTTTGAAAACGTTGCCTTTCCCCTGCGTGAACATACCAATTTGAGCGAAGACTTATTGCGCTCACTCGTTTTAATGAAACTCAATGCAGTCGGTTTGCGTGGCGCACGTGACTTGATGCCATCGCAGATTTCCGGGGGGATGGCCAGACGCGTTGCACTTGCTAGAGCAATTGCTTTAGACCCCCCCTTGATCATGTATGACGAGCCATTCGCAGGTCTTG is part of the Polynucleobacter sp. es-EL-1 genome and harbors:
- a CDS encoding glutamate synthase subunit beta, producing the protein MGKVTGFMEFERVEETYEAPVKRLHHYKEFVATLTDDEAKVQGARCMDCGIPFCNNGCPVNNIIPDFNDLVFHNDWKNALDVLQSTNNFPEFTGRICPAPCEAACTLGINSTAVGIKSIEHAIIDKGWDSGWVKPQPSKTKTGKKVAVVGAGPAGMAAAQQLARVGHDVTVFEKNDRVGGLLRYGIPDFKMEKWLIDRRVEQMQAEGVKFETGVFVGKEAIGAEVKNYSTKTVSPDQLMKDFDAVVISGGAEQPRDLPVPGRELAGVHYALEFLIPQNKENAGDFKNEISAAGKHVVVIGGGDTGSDCVGTSNRHGAAKITQFELLPQPPETENKPLVWPYWPTKLRTSSSHEEGCERDWSVATKRFEGKNGKLEKLIGVRLEWKDGKMTEMPNSEFEIKADLVFLAMGFVSPAQQVLNAFGVEKDARGNAKATVDGQNAYQTNIPKVFAAGDMRRGQSLVVWAIREGRQAARAVDEYLMGSSVLPR
- a CDS encoding ABC transporter ATP-binding protein, encoding MNSSHSNSVEVKQKTSSGGHGEVVVQIKDVNFSYAPGERQILSGLNMEFRRGQVVAVMGGSGCGKTTILRLIGGQFAAQSGQVLFEGRDVGKMTSAELMLARRRMGMLFQFGALFTDLSVFENVAFPLREHTNLSEDLLRSLVLMKLNAVGLRGARDLMPSQISGGMARRVALARAIALDPPLIMYDEPFAGLDPISLGITARLIRDLNNALGATSLLVTHDVEETFEIADYVYFIANGRIGAQGTPLELSRSTDPFVRQFLDASPDGPVPFHYPGQTLAEDFGVSLK